The DNA segment GACTCCATCGCCAATAAAAAACACCGCGATATTTTCACTGTAAGCAGAAGCTGCTAATAATGCGTCTAATCCTTCACGCCCTTTTGCCGAAGAATGTGGATGAGAACGGAAGACAAAACCAATCTTCTTCAAAATTGAACCACTCTGTCTTGCGTCAATAACGCCTCAGCTAAACTACCCAAACCGGCTTGTTCAAAACCATTAGTCAGATTAAAGCTTTCTCGTTTGTTTTGAGTGGCTTCTTCTTGGCTCAATACGCCACGACGCAATGCGGCTGCGACACATGTTTCTAAACGGATGTTATGCTCAATAGCCAGTTTTTGCCAAGCTACCGTTAAGTCAAACTCATCGTTGGCTGGCACCACCAGTTTAGAACCATTGGTTACCCCTTCTTGATAGAAAAATACGGAGACGAGTGTATGACCTTTCTCAAGCACTGCATTAGCAAACGCATATGCGTTTCTTGCCGACTGAGAGCCATATACGCTGCCGTTAACAACAAGGGTGTAACCTAAACTCACTTTTCTCCATCCTCAGTTTTACGCTGACGAATATAAAGATAGACGGTATGTTTGGAAATGTTCAAGCGGTCCGCAACACGGTTAATCGCATCTTTAATATCAAAAATGCCTTTGTCGTAAAGCTCCATGACAATCTGGCGGTTTTTAGTATTATTCGATACCGACTTATCTGCATTGATATCTTCTATACTCTGTTCTACGGTTTGGTCAACCAATTCAACCACATCGCTTGCAAAATTTACTGCAGAGGCTGCTTCTTTTGCCTCATCTGTTGGCATGAAAGATTCCAGAACTTGAGAGAATGGAGCATCTAGATTGATATTGATACAAAGCAAACCGATGACACGATTATTGCCATTACGAATAGCGATAGTGATAGATTTCATCAACACCCCACCCTTCGCTCGAGTAAAATAAGGTCTAGAGAAATTACGCTCGGAACCTTCAATATCCTTAAGCATTTTCAGCGCCATATCCGTAATTGGCGATCCTACATGTCTACCCGTATTCTCACCATTGGCTATCTTGATCGCTGATGTATCTAAACTCTCCAATGAATGAAGAACAATTTCACAGAATGGTCCGATTAAACCAGCAAGACCATCCACTACAGCTTCATAGGATTTTAAAATGGTCAGATCATGCTCGCTAAATGGTTCAACAAATACGGAATCCATTTCGAGTAACGCTTCTGCGTGAACGATTTCTGATGTAGCCACTATTTATAGCCTCGATTTAAAAATCAACAAATTAGTGCAAGTTTATCAGAAAATTTGAATTGCGCATCGTTTTGATCAGTTTGGTTTGTCGTCAAAAAAAAAAGGCTCGGATATCCGAACCTTTTTTAATCGTTCTTTTTGAAGAAATTATTCCGCAGCAGGTGTTTCTGCTGGTGCTTCTTCAACTTCACCGTTATCAATGCTGATCAATTCAACTTCAAAAACGAGAGTTGAGTTTCCAGGAATAGTCGGTGTATCTTGTGGTCCGTATGCTAACTCTGGTGGGATAACAAACTTATATTTTGACCCTACAGACATAAGTTGCACGCCTTCAGTCCAACCAGGGATCACTCGATTAAGAGGGAACGTAGCCGTTGCATCGCGATCATATGAACTGTCAAACTTAGTCCCGTCGATTAATGTCCCAACATAATGCACTTCAACCGTATCGGTTTCAGCAGGCTTATCACCCTCTGCTGGTGTCATTACTTGGTAAAGAAGACCAGATTCAGTTTTCATTACGCCTTCTTGCTTTTCAAATTCAGCACGGAACTCTTCGCTTGCCTTCATTGCTGCTTCAGCATCTGCTGCTGCTTTTGCCTGCATCTTTTCGCTAACGGTTTTTTCAAAACTTTCAAGCGCTAAGCGTAGTTCATCGTCTGTCATTTTTTCTGTATCAGCAAAAACATCTTCAATACCTTGAAGTACAAGTTCTTTCTTTAGCTCAATACCAATTTCAGTTGAGCCTTCAATGCTCGATTCAATGTTCTTAGCGAAATAAAGACCGAAAGCGTACGCCGCTTTGTCTTCTTCTGTTTTAAAGTGAACTGCTTTTTCAGCCTCAGCTTGTGCCTGCTCTACCACTGGAGCCGCTTCAACTTTGGGTGTTTCTTCTTTTTGACAACCTACAGCCAACATTACAGTTGCAGCGAGTAGGGACACTTTAAACAAAGGTTTCATTAAATTCTCCAAATTAATGGCATAGCCATTTACGTCAGTACACAGTTCTCATCAAATATAATGAAATGTGCAAAATTATTGGTGTATCAATATACTAGGTATATGCCTCTCGACACAAACTGGATTCTTGATAAGAATGCGAATAATCTCTCATTATATGCTATTGGGTATTGTCATCACTCTGTTAAATGGTTGTTTTTTTTCATCTCAAGATGAAGAAAGGTGGACCATTGAGCCAAAAGGCACCACTAGTTTTGCCCTTAGTAGAGATGCCCGCTTTGCATTACTTTACTCAAAAGAGCGTCAGTTGTTACTGTGGGACCTACAAGAAAACCAAGAATTAGCCTCTTTAGGTAAACAGGATCCCGATGGGAACACAGTTTCCCACATACGTATTTCTGATAACAGTCGCTATGCCGTTACATCCACACAACTCAACTTTGCTGTTTGGGATCTTTCCTGGAGCCAAGCGGAAGGTCTTTGGTCTGTCTCCGATGGGCTAATCCGGGATATAGATATATCAAGCAATGGCGAACAAGTATTATTAGGCCTATCTAATAGAAAGGCCATTTACGTCAATTTAGTCACCGGAAGGCGATTAGAGTTCCTTGCTCACAGAGAAAAAGTCAATACCGTCGCAATTTCCTCGAACGGTAAGTTTGCTTTAACCGGCGGTAATGATTACAAAGCTTATTTCTGGAGTACCGACACTGGCCAACCACTATTTCAATTTGAACATAAGGCAAGAATTAACAGAGTTGCTCTGCAACGAGATGGTAAGTATGCATTTACGTCAGATGGAGCAAGTGATAGCTTTATCTGGGATCTTAAGACAGGTAAGAAAATTTCAGCACTTAAGTCTCTTTCAAGGCAACTAGTGTTCTCTAGTGCGCGTTTTTCCGATGATGGGAGTTACTTAGTCACCGGTTCTCCAAACGGACGAGTAATGCTTTGGGATACACAAACAGGAAAACGTTTAGACGGATGGGATGTGGAACCACTAAAAGATACTCGCCCTCCACGTGCAGTCGTGTATGATGCCGCCTTTGACCGTCAAAACAGAATAATATCGGCGAGTTCTGCTGGTATTGCACAGGCTTGGAATATAGAAGATGACTAACAATACGATTCAAGAATTACAGCAACGCATCGAAGATCTAGAATATAAAATGGCTTTCCAAGAGCAGACGATTGATGAACTAAACGAAGCGCTTAGCCAACAACAACTGCTGATCACTAAGATGCTAGATCAGATGAAATATGTCGTAGGGAAGGTAAAGAATCTAGATCCTTCGAATATGGCAGATGCTTCTGAAGAAACACCTCCACCACATTACTAGATGTGAAAAGTACGTTTAAGATTAAGAAGCAATTTTGAATTAGGAAAGGCTAGTCGTTCAGTACCTAGCCTGCCACTTCATCTACAAATATTGCCACTTTTAATTCACCAGACGTATCTATACTGGCGCGATACATACCTGAACTGTTCATTGCATTATGAATGTTTCCTTGGTGATCAATAGCGATTAACCCACCTTCACCACCCATCAATTTTAGCTCACCTTGTATAACCATTTCACTCGCGGTATACACGTCTTCTTTAAGATATCGCATTCGAGCAGCGACATCGGCTGCCACCATTTTTCGAATAAAACACTCACCCATACCGGTAGTAGAGATAGCAACATTATGATTTTCAGCAAAGGTACCGGCACCAATAATGGAAGAATCACCAACGCGACCATATTTTTTATTGGTTAAGCCGCCTGTACTTGTGGCGGCAGCGAGATTACCTTGCCGGTCCAGTGCAACGGCCCCAACCGTTCCAAATTTCTTGTCGTCTGGAAACTTAGATTCAGAAAGACCGAATATGCCCGCTTCTTTCATTGAGAGTAACTGCTCATAACGGCGATCAGTGAAGAAATAATCTTGCTCGGTGTAATCAAAACCATTTTCAAAGGCAAATTGTTCAGCCCCATCACCGATTAGAAATACATGTTCACTTTTCCTCATGATTTCGCAAGCAAGCTCTATTGGGTTTTTAATATGTTTAACCCCGGCAACCGCGCCAGCCTCCATCTGCTTGCCATGCATCACAGAGGCATCCATCTCAACCATTTCTGTATGGGTCAAAACCGAGCCTTTTCCAGCATTAAAATGGGGACAATCTTCTAACACCTTTACCGCTGCAACGGCTGCGTCTAAGGCATCTCCATCTTGTCTCAAAATGTCATATCCTGCCCGAACAGATTTTTCAAGAGCCCTTCTTATCTCGCTATTTAGTTCTGGTGTTAGATTTTTTTTTAGGATAGTTCCGGCGCCACCATGGATAGCAAATGCAAATGGAGATATCGACATAAATCGTCCTTAATCTATAAACAAAAAAACCCTAAATATCTCATAATGAGTGCTTAGGGTTTTATTTTAATCAAATCTAAACCAACACCAAAGGTTTATTGGTTTAAGGTTAATCAATCTTAGTGTGAACAACCACAACCGCCGCCGTTTTCACCTTTTTCTTTACCGCCGCCGCAACAGCCTTCTTTTTTGCCTTCGCCGTGATCGTGCCCTTCGCCACCACAACAACCACCTTCATGATCATGGTCGTGACCACAACCACCTTCATCATGGATGTGACCGTGTTCCAATTCTTCTGCTGTTGCTTCGCGAGTTGCCATTACTTCGACATCAAATGTCAGTGTTTGACCTGCAAGCATGTGGTTACCGTCGACGACAACTTCGTCACCATCCACTTCTGTTACTTCAACAGGGATTGGACCTTGATCAGTATCGGCTAAGAAACGCATACCGACTTCAATCTGCTCTACACCTTGAAATACATTCGCAGGGACACGCTGTACTAACGCATCATTATGTTCACCGTACGCATCTTCTGGAGTAAGGGTTGCTGTGAATTTGTCCCCTGCCTTTTTACCTTCAAGCTCGGCCTCAAGGCCTGTAACAAGGTTGTTGTGACCATGTAAATAGTCTAAAGGATTTTCTGCTGTTGCTTCATCAACTACAACACCTTCTTCAAGCTTCACTTGGTATGCAAGGCTTACAACAACGTTCTTTTCAATATTCATTTCTGCTCCAAAGAGAATTAGGGGTAGTTAAACTTTCTACCAACAAGATTTATATATGTTCCGAATAGGGGCTATTATGGGGGCAAAAAAAAGAAACTCAAACCCTAGGGCTTAAAAAAACCGATCATATCGTCATTCGCATGCTCTGATGACTCAACAGATTTAGGTAGCCGTTTATCTATATGGCCGCATTCAACGCACTCTACCATTTCAATACTATTCTCTACCCACCAACGAAGTGAATCTTGACTAGAGCACTTCGGGCAGCTTGCTCCCGCAATAAATCGTTTTTTAATTTTCATCGTAATTTAACCTATTCGAATTCTATTTCCAGTGGTTGGTCGATTGGTTATCGGTTTCCATCTCTTGACCGAATATCTCTTCTAACTCTTTTCGAGACTCTTTTGAGCGCTGGGCAAGGTCGTTATCATCGGTATGTTTAGGTAACAGCTCTTTTAGCATGGCGTTATCCAGCTTACGAAAGTGGTCCTCTGATCTTTTTGCCTGATACGGATGCATCCCTAGTTCAACGAGTAATTGCCTTCCCAAATCCAATGCGCCTAAAAATGTTTCACGCGAATAATTTGGTACACCATGATTTAATAACTGATAAGCCTCGACACGGCTTCGAGCACGAGCAAGAATTTTCAGGTTAGGAAAATGTTGTTGGCAGATTTCCACAATATGTAAGATCTCATCAGGACTATCGGTACAGGCAACTAAGGCTTCTGCTTTATCAGCGCCTGCTGCACGTAATAGATCCAACTGAGTCGCGTCACCATAAAACACTTTGTAGCCATATTTTCTCAACAACCTTATTTGGCTCGCATCACTTTCTAATACGGTAATCCGGATCTTATTGGCATACATCAGTCGACCGACAACCTGACCAAAGCGACCAAAACCCGCAATAATCACTCTTGGATTTCGATCAATCACATCTTCTTGCGCAAGCCCTTCATCATTGTTAATTATTGCAGAAAACCATTTCTTCTGTGCAAGCAGTAACAACGGTGTGGTCACCATAGATAAACTGACCACAACCAACAAAAAAGCAACCAACTCGGGGTCTAATAAATTCTCGGCTTGTGCTGCCGTGAACAGAACAAAAGCAAACTCACCACCTTGGCTCAAAATCGCAGCCATTCGACTCCGAGCCTTTGCTTGCGTACCAAAAAGACGGGCCAAAATGTAGAGGATAACCCCCTTTATTACGACAAGACTGACAACAGCCAATAATATTTTAAAAGGTTCTAAAATGATAAGGCCTAAGTTTACTGCCATGCCTACTGCGATAAAGAATAACCCTAACAACAAGCCTTTAAACGGTTCAATGGCCACTTCTAATTCATGTCGATATTCACTCTCCGCAAGCAGAACACCAGCGAGAAAAGTACCAAGTGCCATAGACAAACCTAGGCTTTGCATGATTAACGCTATACCAATAACCACAAGAAGAGCAGCCACGGTAAACAACTCTCGTACACCGCTTGTCACAACATATCGAAATAATGGGCGCAGTAGGAAATGGCCACCAACGAGCAACACAATAATAGAACCAAAAGTCGTCATGGTATCGAGCCAATCCCCCCCCCCGTTACCTCCGGCAAGTACAGGCAATATAGCCAACATTGGTATCACAGCGATATCTTGGAATAATAGAACGGCAAAACCGGATTGACCTGTTTCTGTGCCTCCTAACCCCTGCTCTTCAATAACTCGAAGGGCTATCGCAGTAGAAGACAAAGCTAACCCCATCCCTACCACCAAACTGGTTTGCCATGATAGCCCAAAGAGACTCGCGATGCTGGCAAGTACGCAAGAAGTCACCACAACTTGAGCACCACCTAAACCTAGAATTGGATTTCTCATCTGCCATAGTTTTTTTGGGTTAAGTTCTAGTCCGATAAGAAAAAGTAATAACACCACACCAAATTCAGCAAAATGAAGGATAGCGTCAACATCACTGATTAACCCAAAACCCCACGGTCCAATCGCGACACCAGCAAGTAGGTACCCCAAGACAGAACCTAGGCCCATTCGTTGTGCAAGTGGTACGGCAACAACGGCTGCGGATAAAAAAATCACACTGCTTTGCAAAAAATCATTCGTCATTGCCATCAGCTAAGTCCTCCGATTTTTCTACTTCGTACGATTCCCATGGATTCATTAACCAATGACGGTAGGCTTCAGCATGCTGTAATCGTTCCACATCAGTGATATGCCTAGCCCAATGTAAAACTATCGGCTCCATCCAGTTCATTCGACACAAACCCGCCGTTAACTCAAATGGCTGTAATATCTCTTCCATTGGGTATTTGTTATAGCCTGACGGGTCAAAAGCTTCTCGTGCACCTCCGGTTGTAATTACACTACGCCAATGCTTTCCCTTTAAAGCGCAGTTGTCACCAAAGGCAAAGCCTTTACCCAACACTCGATCCATCCATTCTTTCAAAAGCGCAGGGCAAGAGTACATAAACAAAGGGTGTTGAAATACGACGATATCATGAGACAGCAAAAGTTGATGTTCTTTTTGAACATCAATAAAAAAGTCTGGATACTGGGCATAGAGATCATGAACCGTTACGTGCTCGAGATCTTGTATCTTTTTTAGCATCACATTATTGGCAACAGAAGTACCCGGTTCCGGATGGACAAAAATCACCAAAATACGTGGTAGAGGCATAGTCGCGTCTATCATTCCTTGAAGAGCTTCCTTTTGCATTTAGTTATCATCGATAGTTTACTCAAACCAATGATATGCTAGCTTTATTCATTTTTTAGTATCAAACATCATATCGCAAATTGCATAATGATCGACTTTTATTCTCAGAACGCCTACTATTCCCGCGTTTAAACCATTTCCTATCAATAAGATTTCTATGATTACGTTTTCAGATATTCAACTGCTGCGAGGCGGTAAAGCTCTCCTAGAACAAGCCACTGCGACTATTCATCCCGGAGATAAAGTCGGTTTAGTGGGTAAAAATGGTTGTGGTAAATCCACACTATTTGCGCTACTAAAAGGCGAACTTTCCATTGACGCCGGATCCTTTGCTCAACCCGCACACTGGGAACTCGCTTGGGTTGCGCAAGAAACCCCGGCTCTAGAACGTCCGGCTCTGGAATATGTCATTGATGGTGATAGGGAATATCGAAATCTAGAAGCTCAGTTAACTAGAGCGGAAGAGGTTGATAATGGCACCTTGGTTGCCGAACTACATGGAAAAATAGAAACTATAGGTGGGTACACTATACGAGCTAGATCGGCCGAACTACTCAATGGTTTAGGTTTTAGTCAAGAGCAGATGAGCTGGAATTTGACCCAGTTCTCTGGTGGTTGGCGTATGCGACTAAACTTGGCACAAGCCCTGTTATGCCGTTCAGATCTGCTACTACTCGATGAACCAACCAACCACTTAGATCTCGATGCGGTTATGTGGCTAGAAAAATGGCTGCAAAACTATCCAGGAACACTTATTTTGATCTCTCACGATCGGGATTTCCTAGATCCAATCATAAATCGAATTATCCACGTAGAAAATCAGCTTCTTAATCAATACACCGGTAACTATTCGTCGTTTGAAAATCAGCGTGCTGAAAAATTGGTTCTACAGCAAGCCATGTTCCAAAAGCAGCAGAAGCAAGTTAACCATATGCAGAGCTATATCGATCGTTTTCGCTATAAAGCCTCTAAAGCAAAACAAGCTCAGAGCAGAATCAAAGCCCTAGAAAAGATGGAGAAGGTTCTTCCTGCTCAACTGGACAACCCATTCAACTTTGAGTTTCGTATTCCTTCTGCTCTACCAAACCCAATATTAATGATGGATGAGGTCTCGGCAGGGTATGACGACAACCTTATTTTAGAAAAAATTCGACTAAACTTAGTTCCCGGTAGTCGAATCGGCCTTTTAGGACGAAATGGAGCGGGTAAATCCACTCTAATTAAACTGCTTTCCGGCGAACTTGCGCCACAAGGTGGCGATCTCACCTATTCACAGGGTGTCAACATCGGCTACTTTGCCCAGCACCAGTTAGAGACCCTTCACCCTGAAGAAACGGCATTGCAACATATGATGCAAATAGCCCCAAAACAGACAGAACAAGAACTTAGAAACTATTTAGGTAGCTTTGGATTTCATGGTGACAAAGCATTAGATAAAGTCGCTCCTTTTTCAGGAGGAGAAAAAGCCCGCTTGGTTCTAGCGTTAGTGGTTTGGCAAAAACCAAACCTATTACTACTCGATGAACCAACCAACCATCTTGACTTAGATATGCGTCAAGCATTGACGTTTGCATTGCAAACTTTTGAAGGTGCGATGGTTATCGTCAGTCACGATAGATATTTACTGCGCGCGACAACGGACGATCTTTATCTTGTACACGACCGCCAAGTTTCCCCCTTTGATGGTGATCTAAATGATTACTACAAATGGTTGACGGAGCAAAATAAAGCCGATAAAAAAGAGGCAGCACAAGATCTTCCCGCTAAGAGTGGGTCTAATAATGCGACATCGAAGAAAGAGCAAAAGCGCAAAGAAGCCGAATTTCGCAAACAAACCGCGCCACTCAGAAAAGAGCTGGAAAAACTTGAAAAGAAAATGGATAAGCTTGGCGTAACGCTCGCGGAAACCGAACAAGAGTTATTAGACACATCACTGTACCAGGCTGAAAATAAAGCTAAACTTAACCAAGTATTAGCACTTCAAGCAACATCTAAATCTTCTCTAGAAGATATCGAACTAGAGTGGATGACTATTCAAGAATCGTTAGAAGAGATGGAACAAGTATTTAAATGACAAAACTCGCTTCTTTTTCACTCACCTTAGAACGTTTATGGCAATTCAGTTTGCAGTATTACAACGTGCGAGGCGTTAAAGAAGCGTGTCTTTCTCTACAAAACAATTACCACGGAAATGTCAATTTGTTACTTTTACTGAAGTGGTTAGATGAACAAGAGCTTATTTTCGATGAACATGATTGGACAAAAATCCAACACTGCCTTCATCGCACTGAAGAACTACTTTTACACTTTAGAACTTTACGAAAAAAAACAAAATCGCACCTACCAGCCACGCTATACCGAGAATCTTTAGAGTTTGAGTTATTACTAGAGAAGCAACAGCAGTCCGATTTAGTCGACTGCATAAACTCCATAGAGTTCGCATTAAATAAAGCCGAACCACTGACATTACGCTACTGCCGCTCACTCAATGCAGAACACCTCTTTAATAATTTCCCCAAGCCCTCTAGCTAAGATGTTGTCAAAAAATCCTTGAACCATTTCATTGATTTATCTACATTAAAAAGAGATGGATAAATCATTAAACACCAAAATTTCGTTTAAATGAATCTGTTACTTATAGAAAAGAACTCGTTATGAGGCCGATATAAACCGTCATTTACTGTATAAGTATTGGCTTGATTATAGGTCAAATAGTTTTTAGATCATGGATGGTCAAAAGGGTAAAAATGAAAAAAATAATCATCGTAAATGTGGGATCAGCACCCGAAGCACAATATAAAAAATTTGGTGATTTTGAAATTTGGGCAAAAAATGCCATTACAGAACAAAAACTTACTTCAGATAAACAGACCCTCGACATCATTTTTCACGACGGTATATTGAACCCACTCCCCAATTTAGACACGATTGCTGGCGTGATTATTATGGGGTCTTTATCCATGGCGACAGAAAAAGCAGATTGGATGCTTCGCCTCTCAACAGAAATATCTCAACTTGTTCACAACCAGATACCCTTATTAGGCATCTGCTTCGGTCATCAACTTATCGCACAAGCGATGGGTGGAGAGGTAGGTTACCACCCTAAAGGACTCGAGATAGGCACTGTCGATATATATAAATTAAGCGCCGCAGAACACGATCCTATTTTTGCTCATTTACCCGCACACTTTTCCGTCCATGCCGTTCATTTCCAATCGGTATTAACGCTACCAAAAACAGCTACACTGTTGGCTAGTAATGATTTTGAGCCTCACCACGCCTTTAGAATAGGGAAATGTACTTGGGGTGTTCAGTTTCATCCAGAATTTACAGCGGACATTATGCGGCTTTCACTCGCAGGTTTGAGAAGCGAAGTTACAGAAGATTACACATATAAGCAGACAAAAATAAAAAACTGTATCGAATCGAGAAGCTTACTATTAGAGTTTGCTAATTTCTGTTCGCGTACCAATAAATAAGCAGTTACAGTCATGGTAACTGCTTATTTAATCTCATTTATTCTGGTAAATG comes from the Vibrio sp. DW001 genome and includes:
- the tusD gene encoding sulfurtransferase complex subunit TusD yields the protein MSLGYTLVVNGSVYGSQSARNAYAFANAVLEKGHTLVSVFFYQEGVTNGSKLVVPANDEFDLTVAWQKLAIEHNIRLETCVAAALRRGVLSQEEATQNKRESFNLTNGFEQAGLGSLAEALLTQDRVVQF
- a CDS encoding transcriptional regulator encodes the protein MATSEIVHAEALLEMDSVFVEPFSEHDLTILKSYEAVVDGLAGLIGPFCEIVLHSLESLDTSAIKIANGENTGRHVGSPITDMALKMLKDIEGSERNFSRPYFTRAKGGVLMKSITIAIRNGNNRVIGLLCININLDAPFSQVLESFMPTDEAKEAASAVNFASDVVELVDQTVEQSIEDINADKSVSNNTKNRQIVMELYDKGIFDIKDAINRVADRLNISKHTVYLYIRQRKTEDGEK
- the fkpA gene encoding FKBP-type peptidyl-prolyl cis-trans isomerase, yielding MKPLFKVSLLAATVMLAVGCQKEETPKVEAAPVVEQAQAEAEKAVHFKTEEDKAAYAFGLYFAKNIESSIEGSTEIGIELKKELVLQGIEDVFADTEKMTDDELRLALESFEKTVSEKMQAKAAADAEAAMKASEEFRAEFEKQEGVMKTESGLLYQVMTPAEGDKPAETDTVEVHYVGTLIDGTKFDSSYDRDATATFPLNRVIPGWTEGVQLMSVGSKYKFVIPPELAYGPQDTPTIPGNSTLVFEVELISIDNGEVEEAPAETPAAE
- a CDS encoding SlyX family protein, encoding MTNNTIQELQQRIEDLEYKMAFQEQTIDELNEALSQQQLLITKMLDQMKYVVGKVKNLDPSNMADASEETPPPHY
- a CDS encoding isoaspartyl peptidase/L-asparaginase, with the protein product MSISPFAFAIHGGAGTILKKNLTPELNSEIRRALEKSVRAGYDILRQDGDALDAAVAAVKVLEDCPHFNAGKGSVLTHTEMVEMDASVMHGKQMEAGAVAGVKHIKNPIELACEIMRKSEHVFLIGDGAEQFAFENGFDYTEQDYFFTDRRYEQLLSMKEAGIFGLSESKFPDDKKFGTVGAVALDRQGNLAAATSTGGLTNKKYGRVGDSSIIGAGTFAENHNVAISTTGMGECFIRKMVAADVAARMRYLKEDVYTASEMVIQGELKLMGGEGGLIAIDHQGNIHNAMNSSGMYRASIDTSGELKVAIFVDEVAG
- the slyD gene encoding peptidylprolyl isomerase, whose protein sequence is MNIEKNVVVSLAYQVKLEEGVVVDEATAENPLDYLHGHNNLVTGLEAELEGKKAGDKFTATLTPEDAYGEHNDALVQRVPANVFQGVEQIEVGMRFLADTDQGPIPVEVTEVDGDEVVVDGNHMLAGQTLTFDVEVMATREATAEELEHGHIHDEGGCGHDHDHEGGCCGGEGHDHGEGKKEGCCGGGKEKGENGGGCGCSH
- a CDS encoding YheV family putative zinc ribbon protein encodes the protein MKIKKRFIAGASCPKCSSQDSLRWWVENSIEMVECVECGHIDKRLPKSVESSEHANDDMIGFFKP
- the kefB gene encoding glutathione-regulated potassium-efflux system protein KefB: MAMTNDFLQSSVIFLSAAVVAVPLAQRMGLGSVLGYLLAGVAIGPWGFGLISDVDAILHFAEFGVVLLLFLIGLELNPKKLWQMRNPILGLGGAQVVVTSCVLASIASLFGLSWQTSLVVGMGLALSSTAIALRVIEEQGLGGTETGQSGFAVLLFQDIAVIPMLAILPVLAGGNGGGDWLDTMTTFGSIIVLLVGGHFLLRPLFRYVVTSGVRELFTVAALLVVIGIALIMQSLGLSMALGTFLAGVLLAESEYRHELEVAIEPFKGLLLGLFFIAVGMAVNLGLIILEPFKILLAVVSLVVIKGVILYILARLFGTQAKARSRMAAILSQGGEFAFVLFTAAQAENLLDPELVAFLLVVVSLSMVTTPLLLLAQKKWFSAIINNDEGLAQEDVIDRNPRVIIAGFGRFGQVVGRLMYANKIRITVLESDASQIRLLRKYGYKVFYGDATQLDLLRAAGADKAEALVACTDSPDEILHIVEICQQHFPNLKILARARSRVEAYQLLNHGVPNYSRETFLGALDLGRQLLVELGMHPYQAKRSEDHFRKLDNAMLKELLPKHTDDNDLAQRSKESRKELEEIFGQEMETDNQSTNHWK
- the kefG gene encoding glutathione-regulated potassium-efflux system ancillary protein KefG, which produces MIDATMPLPRILVIFVHPEPGTSVANNVMLKKIQDLEHVTVHDLYAQYPDFFIDVQKEHQLLLSHDIVVFQHPLFMYSCPALLKEWMDRVLGKGFAFGDNCALKGKHWRSVITTGGAREAFDPSGYNKYPMEEILQPFELTAGLCRMNWMEPIVLHWARHITDVERLQHAEAYRHWLMNPWESYEVEKSEDLADGNDE
- a CDS encoding ABC transporter ATP-binding protein, which codes for MITFSDIQLLRGGKALLEQATATIHPGDKVGLVGKNGCGKSTLFALLKGELSIDAGSFAQPAHWELAWVAQETPALERPALEYVIDGDREYRNLEAQLTRAEEVDNGTLVAELHGKIETIGGYTIRARSAELLNGLGFSQEQMSWNLTQFSGGWRMRLNLAQALLCRSDLLLLDEPTNHLDLDAVMWLEKWLQNYPGTLILISHDRDFLDPIINRIIHVENQLLNQYTGNYSSFENQRAEKLVLQQAMFQKQQKQVNHMQSYIDRFRYKASKAKQAQSRIKALEKMEKVLPAQLDNPFNFEFRIPSALPNPILMMDEVSAGYDDNLILEKIRLNLVPGSRIGLLGRNGAGKSTLIKLLSGELAPQGGDLTYSQGVNIGYFAQHQLETLHPEETALQHMMQIAPKQTEQELRNYLGSFGFHGDKALDKVAPFSGGEKARLVLALVVWQKPNLLLLDEPTNHLDLDMRQALTFALQTFEGAMVIVSHDRYLLRATTDDLYLVHDRQVSPFDGDLNDYYKWLTEQNKADKKEAAQDLPAKSGSNNATSKKEQKRKEAEFRKQTAPLRKELEKLEKKMDKLGVTLAETEQELLDTSLYQAENKAKLNQVLALQATSKSSLEDIELEWMTIQESLEEMEQVFK
- a CDS encoding TIGR02444 family protein, giving the protein MTKLASFSLTLERLWQFSLQYYNVRGVKEACLSLQNNYHGNVNLLLLLKWLDEQELIFDEHDWTKIQHCLHRTEELLLHFRTLRKKTKSHLPATLYRESLEFELLLEKQQQSDLVDCINSIEFALNKAEPLTLRYCRSLNAEHLFNNFPKPSS
- a CDS encoding glutamine amidotransferase, producing the protein MKKIIIVNVGSAPEAQYKKFGDFEIWAKNAITEQKLTSDKQTLDIIFHDGILNPLPNLDTIAGVIIMGSLSMATEKADWMLRLSTEISQLVHNQIPLLGICFGHQLIAQAMGGEVGYHPKGLEIGTVDIYKLSAAEHDPIFAHLPAHFSVHAVHFQSVLTLPKTATLLASNDFEPHHAFRIGKCTWGVQFHPEFTADIMRLSLAGLRSEVTEDYTYKQTKIKNCIESRSLLLEFANFCSRTNK